A genomic window from Flavobacterium azooxidireducens includes:
- the apaG gene encoding Co2+/Mg2+ efflux protein ApaG, translating into MVSQITRGIKISVTTSFEGTYFKNYKLHFAFSYHITIENHSKDSVQLMSRHWEIFDSLNHNEIVDGEGVIGKKPVLKPGESHTYSSGCLLSSPFGAMRGHFNMINFTSTRNFRVIVPTFKLGAPFALN; encoded by the coding sequence ATGGTTTCACAAATTACAAGAGGCATAAAAATTTCAGTTACTACTAGTTTTGAAGGAACTTACTTCAAGAACTACAAGCTTCATTTTGCCTTTAGTTACCACATTACCATCGAAAACCACAGCAAAGATTCCGTGCAATTGATGTCGCGTCATTGGGAAATTTTCGACTCACTAAACCACAACGAAATCGTTGATGGCGAAGGCGTTATAGGAAAAAAACCCGTTCTAAAACCCGGCGAAAGTCACACCTATAGTTCAGGTTGTTTATTGTCATCGCCTTTCGGTGCAATGCGAGGTCATTTTAATATGATTAATTTCACGTCAACCCGCAATTTCAGAGTGATTGTGCCTACTTTCAAGTTAGGAGCTCCATTTGCTTTAAATTAA
- the pruA gene encoding L-glutamate gamma-semialdehyde dehydrogenase, producing the protein MLKGFFHVPKAINEPVKSYAPNSPEKAAVLMAYKEMWNSKIDVPLYIGSEEIRTKNTRNMTAPHDHKHIVGTYHLAEKSHVEKAITNALESRKAWAAMPWEQRAAIFLKAAELIAGPYRAKINAATMIAQSKTIHQAEIDASCELIDFLRYNVEFMTQIYNDQPASDSSVWNRVEYRPLEGFVYAITPFNFTAIAANLPASAAMMGNVVIWKPSDSQVFSAKIIIDVFKEAGVPDGVINVVFGDAVMISDTIFDHADFAGVHYTGSTFVFKEIWKKIGTNIHKYKTYPRIVGETGGKDFVVAHPSANVKQVATGLIRGAFEFQGQKCSAASRAYIPKSMWPAVEAELKSEMATIKMGSPEDFSNFFTAVIHEGSFDKLAKFIDQAKKDKDAEVIIGGNYDKSVGYFIEPTVILTTNPKYATMETELFGPVLTIYVYDDNKWKETLKLIDETSEYALTGAVFSQDRYAITEATQALENCAGNFYVNDKPTGAVVGMQPFGGARASGTNDKAGSAQNLLRWVSPRTIKETFVTPENYRYPFLG; encoded by the coding sequence ATGTTAAAAGGATTTTTTCACGTACCCAAAGCCATTAACGAACCCGTAAAATCATACGCTCCCAACAGTCCTGAAAAAGCAGCTGTTTTAATGGCTTACAAAGAAATGTGGAACAGCAAAATCGATGTACCATTATATATAGGTAGCGAAGAAATTCGCACCAAAAATACGCGTAACATGACGGCTCCACACGATCACAAACACATCGTAGGAACCTATCATTTAGCCGAAAAAAGTCACGTAGAAAAAGCAATCACAAACGCATTAGAATCAAGAAAAGCTTGGGCAGCTATGCCGTGGGAACAACGTGCCGCTATTTTCTTAAAAGCTGCCGAATTGATTGCCGGACCGTATCGTGCCAAAATCAATGCCGCCACAATGATCGCTCAGTCCAAAACCATTCACCAAGCTGAAATCGACGCTTCGTGTGAATTAATTGATTTTTTGCGATACAATGTCGAATTCATGACACAAATTTATAACGATCAACCCGCTTCCGATTCTTCAGTTTGGAATCGCGTAGAATACCGTCCGTTAGAAGGATTTGTGTATGCTATTACGCCATTTAACTTTACAGCTATTGCCGCCAATCTTCCTGCCAGTGCTGCCATGATGGGCAACGTTGTGATTTGGAAACCAAGTGATAGTCAAGTATTTTCAGCAAAAATAATTATCGATGTTTTCAAAGAAGCCGGTGTTCCGGATGGTGTTATCAACGTTGTTTTTGGAGATGCTGTGATGATTTCAGATACTATTTTTGATCACGCCGATTTTGCCGGAGTTCATTACACCGGTTCAACCTTCGTGTTTAAAGAAATTTGGAAAAAAATCGGAACCAACATTCACAAATACAAAACTTATCCAAGAATCGTTGGCGAAACAGGCGGAAAAGATTTCGTTGTCGCTCATCCAAGTGCGAATGTAAAACAAGTAGCTACCGGATTAATTCGTGGTGCGTTTGAATTTCAAGGACAAAAATGTTCAGCAGCTTCCAGAGCCTACATTCCAAAAAGTATGTGGCCGGCAGTTGAAGCCGAATTAAAATCGGAAATGGCAACCATCAAAATGGGTTCACCGGAAGATTTTTCAAATTTCTTCACCGCTGTAATTCACGAAGGTTCATTTGATAAATTAGCTAAATTCATCGATCAAGCTAAAAAAGACAAAGATGCCGAAGTAATCATCGGTGGAAATTATGATAAATCAGTTGGTTATTTTATCGAACCTACGGTTATCTTAACCACCAATCCAAAATATGCCACAATGGAAACCGAATTATTCGGACCGGTTTTAACCATTTATGTTTATGACGATAATAAATGGAAAGAAACACTGAAGTTAATTGATGAAACTTCAGAATATGCCTTAACCGGAGCTGTTTTCAGTCAAGATCGTTATGCTATTACCGAAGCAACACAAGCTTTAGAAAATTGTGCCGGAAACTTCTACGTGAACGACAAACCAACCGGAGCCGTTGTTGGAATGCAACCTTTTGGAGGGGCAAGAGCTTCCGGAACAAACGACAAAGCAGGTTCTGCACAGAACTTATTACGTTGGGTTTCGCCAAGAACAATCAAAGAAACGTTTGTTACACCTGAAAATTACCGTTATCCATTCTTGGGTTAA
- a CDS encoding T9SS type A sorting domain-containing protein, with protein sequence MKTKITIFALFSILFSFAQKGEYDLLKEHTQTKILYDQVFDISKITKTKKDEISAMYFRQVYHEIQRADYLQRLPKYEILKKEADDAFFTKQIPLSILISEVETIKTEALENNTISKNNNQFVLNNPSADAFQNHEIALMAPLVSRSKNKTVEFILKDKNIFNTTSKNIQAIYISFIDESLWQTVIINQPIHVDFGTSGKKSISFKIEFTNGESKIIKSTFEIQGSSTIANRNGNEILAETITASIPYQGYGESAAYLGQGEYEIYLDNVDQVLDKPIFLIDGFDPGDTRNTELIYSLLNYGGTDQNLADIVRNEGFDIVVLNFPQYSPADGIVIDGGADFIQRNAMILVELINQINAQKVGTEKNVVIGPSMGGLISRYALRYMEQNDMEHDTRLYISFDSPHLGANVPIGFQHLFNYMANGPLGDVTLQEIVNSVLSSPAAKQMLLDHYTGHLQTGSATEFDNATQLPTGAPNFRTAFQNELNTMGFPTETRNVAISNGSGSGTMTGTPGMFVLNDYIVNATDTQRARFDVRFTPPAGVSNQLVSRFRGQQFVFIWLTIFSSQANATSPATSSGLDSAPGGMFNVADFAEAGSGNPTLDAFLDNLAIDRFCFIPTLSSLAISNPNWYANVTDASITPFAATFVPTENEDHVTLSAGNVEFALEEILNEPLSVEQPILSETFLIKNPIKNTIEMYSSSLLSNVTISIVDASGKKVFSQNNISIEGNHQLDVNLSNGFYLIKIESAERNFVQKLIKN encoded by the coding sequence ATGAAAACAAAAATTACGATTTTCGCTTTATTTTCAATTTTATTTTCTTTTGCTCAAAAAGGAGAATATGATTTATTGAAAGAACATACACAAACTAAGATTTTGTACGATCAAGTTTTCGATATTTCTAAAATCACCAAAACCAAAAAGGATGAAATTTCTGCGATGTACTTCAGACAAGTTTATCACGAAATTCAACGAGCTGATTATTTACAGCGATTGCCAAAATATGAAATTCTGAAAAAAGAAGCAGATGATGCTTTTTTTACTAAACAAATTCCACTTTCTATTTTAATTTCCGAAGTGGAAACCATCAAAACAGAAGCTTTAGAAAACAATACTATTTCAAAAAATAACAATCAATTTGTTTTGAATAATCCATCAGCCGATGCTTTTCAAAACCACGAAATTGCATTGATGGCTCCGTTGGTTTCCAGATCAAAAAATAAAACAGTTGAATTTATTCTGAAAGACAAAAATATTTTCAACACAACTTCCAAAAATATTCAAGCTATTTATATCAGTTTTATCGACGAAAGTCTTTGGCAGACAGTTATCATTAATCAACCAATTCATGTGGATTTTGGAACTTCCGGTAAAAAATCAATTTCATTTAAAATTGAATTCACCAACGGAGAAAGTAAAATCATCAAATCAACTTTCGAAATTCAAGGAAGTTCAACCATTGCCAATCGCAACGGAAATGAAATTTTAGCAGAAACAATTACCGCATCAATTCCGTATCAAGGTTACGGCGAAAGTGCGGCTTATTTAGGTCAAGGCGAATATGAAATTTACCTAGATAATGTTGATCAAGTTTTAGATAAACCCATTTTTCTAATTGATGGTTTTGATCCGGGCGACACGAGAAACACAGAATTAATTTACTCTTTATTGAATTATGGCGGAACAGATCAAAACTTAGCCGATATTGTTCGCAACGAAGGTTTTGACATCGTTGTACTAAACTTTCCGCAATATTCTCCCGCAGACGGAATTGTGATTGATGGTGGTGCCGATTTTATTCAACGAAACGCAATGATTTTAGTAGAACTTATCAATCAAATTAATGCTCAAAAAGTTGGAACAGAAAAAAATGTCGTGATCGGACCAAGTATGGGCGGACTCATCTCGCGTTATGCCTTGCGATATATGGAACAAAACGATATGGAACACGATACTCGTTTGTATATTTCATTTGATTCGCCGCATTTAGGTGCTAATGTACCCATTGGGTTTCAACATCTTTTTAATTATATGGCAAACGGTCCGTTGGGAGATGTAACGCTTCAAGAAATTGTGAATAGTGTGTTGTCAAGTCCGGCAGCCAAACAAATGTTACTCGATCATTACACCGGCCATTTGCAAACCGGAAGTGCAACCGAGTTTGATAATGCCACTCAATTACCAACCGGAGCTCCGAATTTTAGAACAGCTTTTCAAAATGAATTAAACACAATGGGTTTCCCAACAGAAACAAGAAATGTTGCCATTAGCAACGGAAGCGGAAGCGGAACCATGACCGGAACCCCGGGAATGTTTGTATTAAACGATTATATTGTGAATGCAACTGACACGCAAAGAGCAAGATTTGATGTGCGTTTTACACCACCGGCAGGCGTTTCAAATCAATTGGTAAGCCGATTTAGAGGACAACAATTTGTATTTATTTGGTTAACGATATTTTCAAGTCAGGCGAATGCAACCTCTCCGGCAACATCTTCCGGATTAGATTCTGCTCCGGGCGGAATGTTTAATGTCGCTGATTTTGCTGAAGCCGGAAGTGGAAATCCAACTTTAGATGCCTTTTTAGACAATTTGGCTATCGATCGTTTTTGTTTTATTCCAACGTTGAGTTCGTTGGCAATTTCTAATCCAAATTGGTATGCAAATGTGACTGATGCCTCAATTACACCTTTTGCCGCTACTTTTGTACCAACAGAAAATGAAGATCACGTGACGTTATCCGCCGGAAATGTAGAATTTGCTTTAGAGGAAATTTTAAACGAACCTTTATCTGTTGAACAACCTATTTTATCTGAAACGTTTTTAATCAAAAACCCAAT